In Luteitalea sp. TBR-22, one genomic interval encodes:
- a CDS encoding 6-carboxytetrahydropterin synthase, which translates to MEKIIVHSHFHTGHRQLGYPGKCKWVHGHTWRGTVTVSCEAFPRDELDMALDFGDLKAVMRFLDHKMLVTEQDSTFLNSELFEPEGVVLLKGKGPSVENVALYVWEHVVAHIQDKFPGRGITYTVEVLIQETENNIFVVEKTATI; encoded by the coding sequence ATGGAAAAGATCATCGTCCACTCCCATTTCCACACCGGGCATCGGCAGCTCGGCTACCCCGGCAAGTGCAAGTGGGTCCACGGCCACACGTGGCGCGGCACCGTGACGGTGTCGTGCGAAGCCTTCCCGCGCGACGAGCTCGACATGGCGCTCGACTTCGGCGACCTGAAGGCCGTGATGCGGTTCCTCGACCACAAGATGCTCGTGACCGAGCAGGACTCGACGTTCCTGAACTCCGAGCTGTTCGAGCCCGAGGGCGTGGTCCTGCTGAAGGGCAAGGGTCCCAGCGTGGAGAACGTGGCGCTCTACGTCTGGGAGCACGTCGTCGCCCACATCCAGGACAAGTTCCCGGGGCGCGGCATCACCTACACGGTGGAAGTGCTGATCCAGGAGACCGAGAACAACATCTTCGTCGTCGAGAAGACCGCGACGATCTAG
- a CDS encoding PHP domain-containing protein, translating into MTARRAGLVGLGLMAAAACLLWLLTPEPLVLTPVPGQPRLWRGAYHVHSTRSDGSGSPDAIATAAARAGLDFVILTDHGDATRLPDPPRVVEGVLLIDGVEISTDDGHYVALDLPRAPYPLAGEGRAVAEDVRRLGGLGILAHPDSPRPALAWHDPSVDGDGFEWINADSTWRSAPTTSLLGRLAVYPFNGAVALVGLAHYPTALLADRDRPSRPPQLALAAVDAHARIGWKREADPMDDGRTLARFPGYVASFGTFGLVVPWLDGAPTGDASRDARVVLDAIRHRVAYSAVFGLADAPWLALDLLEPADAALPGPDARGAARLLVRHNGPAGSVVRVTRNGTPWRDVAPSAEGVPLGANDPPGIYRAQLWRAPSGGGPALPLAISPARGHNLPVAPSVPPGDRDTAGEGTAVALRGWHGEHDAASRVDVVAGAADAVVAARLALAPGARTSQFAALVGDLASPPPSGAVLELDVSASGPMRLSVQLREPRPGEGLRWRHSAYVDSTRRLVRLPLEDFRPIRPATGPPALDRLHALLLVMDTVNARPGDARALTVHAARWTRGR; encoded by the coding sequence GTGACGGCGCGTCGCGCGGGACTCGTGGGACTGGGGCTGATGGCAGCCGCCGCGTGCCTGCTCTGGCTCCTCACCCCGGAGCCCCTCGTCCTCACGCCCGTGCCGGGCCAGCCGAGGCTCTGGCGCGGCGCGTACCACGTCCACAGCACGCGCTCCGACGGCAGCGGCTCGCCCGACGCGATCGCGACGGCGGCGGCGCGGGCTGGCCTCGACTTCGTGATCCTCACCGACCACGGCGACGCAACGCGCCTTCCCGACCCGCCGCGGGTCGTGGAGGGCGTGCTCCTCATCGACGGCGTCGAGATCAGCACCGACGACGGGCACTACGTCGCACTCGACCTGCCGCGTGCCCCCTACCCGCTGGCGGGCGAGGGGCGCGCCGTGGCCGAGGACGTGCGTCGACTCGGTGGACTGGGCATCCTCGCGCACCCCGACTCGCCGCGCCCGGCGCTCGCCTGGCATGACCCGTCAGTGGATGGCGACGGGTTCGAGTGGATCAACGCCGACAGCACCTGGCGCTCGGCGCCGACGACGTCGCTGCTCGGGCGCCTGGCGGTGTACCCCTTCAACGGCGCAGTGGCGCTCGTCGGCCTGGCGCACTACCCCACCGCCCTGCTGGCCGACCGCGATCGACCGTCGCGGCCGCCACAGCTTGCGCTCGCCGCCGTCGATGCGCACGCCCGCATCGGCTGGAAGCGCGAGGCCGACCCGATGGACGACGGCCGGACGCTGGCGCGGTTTCCCGGATACGTGGCCAGCTTCGGCACCTTCGGCCTGGTCGTGCCGTGGCTCGACGGCGCCCCGACGGGCGATGCGTCGCGCGATGCCCGCGTCGTGCTCGACGCCATCAGGCACCGTGTGGCGTACAGCGCGGTGTTCGGCCTCGCCGACGCCCCATGGCTCGCCCTCGACCTGCTCGAGCCGGCTGATGCGGCCCTGCCTGGGCCGGATGCCCGTGGCGCGGCCCGCCTCCTCGTGCGGCACAACGGCCCGGCAGGCTCGGTGGTGCGCGTGACGCGCAACGGCACACCCTGGCGAGACGTCGCGCCATCGGCGGAGGGCGTGCCGCTGGGGGCCAACGACCCGCCCGGCATCTATCGCGCCCAACTGTGGCGCGCGCCGTCGGGCGGGGGACCTGCCCTGCCGCTGGCCATCAGCCCGGCACGCGGGCACAACCTCCCGGTCGCTCCGAGCGTGCCCCCCGGTGACCGGGACACCGCAGGCGAAGGGACGGCCGTGGCCCTGCGGGGCTGGCACGGCGAGCACGATGCGGCATCTCGCGTCGACGTCGTGGCAGGCGCTGCCGACGCGGTGGTCGCGGCCCGACTGGCGTTGGCACCAGGCGCACGCACCAGCCAGTTCGCGGCGCTCGTCGGCGACCTGGCGAGTCCGCCGCCGTCCGGTGCCGTGCTCGAGCTCGACGTATCGGCCTCGGGCCCCATGCGGCTGTCGGTCCAACTCCGGGAGCCGCGTCCGGGCGAAGGCCTGCGGTGGCGCCATTCGGCCTACGTGGACAGCACCAGGCGCCTCGTCAGGCTGCCGCTGGAGGACTTCCGGCCGATCCGCCCAGCCACCGGCCCGCCGGCCCTCGACCGCCTCCATGCGCTGCTGCTGGTGATGGACACCGTCAACGCGCGCCCCGGCGACGCACGCGCGCTGACGGTGCATGCGGCCCGCTGGACGCGCGGCCGCTAG
- a CDS encoding sialidase family protein produces MRLVVHSLTLATLAALTLVVGEAQGPAVRVVRVTGPDAPNTAEVSVAIDPTNRDHIVVSAYQVNRPGGTRVRNVLFESRDGGSTWREELAANPERRATQGDDAVTFGPDGTLYHSYIAFDGLRVARPTLARNGIFVRRRDAATGGWDAPIAVIDHRNTVAPFEDKPWPGVDRGARSPRRGSVYVAWTRFDEYNTTRADCRSEIHFSRSTDGGRSFAVPLRISDRQGTCLDDDDTVEGAVPAAGPDGEVYVAWSGPAGLVIDRSDDGGVTFGEERLVSAIPGGWDIDIPALSRSNGMPVTVVDGSDGPRRGTVYVAWVDARHGDPDVFVSSSSDKGHTWTTPVRVNADAQGNGVPQFFVWLALDASTGDLHVVYHERVGPTGTETRVVLARSADGGRTWTSGPVPLAPFTTTADAAFGDYNGIDASQGRVVAVFPHFVGEKKVGISVAIADR; encoded by the coding sequence GTGCGGCTCGTCGTCCACTCCCTCACTCTCGCCACGCTCGCCGCGCTGACGCTGGTCGTCGGCGAGGCGCAGGGTCCGGCGGTGCGCGTCGTGCGCGTCACCGGGCCCGATGCCCCGAACACCGCGGAGGTCTCGGTGGCCATCGACCCCACCAACCGCGACCACATCGTCGTGTCGGCGTACCAGGTCAATAGACCCGGCGGGACCCGCGTGCGCAACGTGCTTTTCGAGTCGCGCGATGGCGGGAGCACGTGGCGCGAGGAACTGGCGGCCAATCCGGAGCGCCGCGCGACGCAGGGCGACGACGCGGTGACGTTCGGGCCGGACGGTACGCTGTATCACTCCTACATCGCGTTCGACGGGCTGCGGGTGGCCCGGCCGACGCTGGCCCGCAACGGCATCTTCGTCCGCCGTCGTGATGCGGCGACGGGCGGATGGGATGCGCCCATCGCGGTCATCGATCACCGCAACACCGTCGCGCCGTTCGAGGACAAGCCGTGGCCCGGGGTCGATCGCGGGGCCCGCTCGCCTCGGCGGGGCAGCGTGTACGTCGCGTGGACGCGGTTCGACGAGTACAACACCACGAGGGCCGACTGCCGCAGCGAGATCCATTTCTCGCGCTCCACCGATGGCGGGCGTTCGTTCGCGGTGCCGCTACGCATCTCCGACCGGCAGGGCACCTGCCTCGACGACGATGACACGGTCGAGGGGGCGGTACCGGCGGCAGGACCGGACGGCGAGGTGTACGTGGCCTGGTCGGGGCCGGCAGGCCTGGTGATCGACAGGTCCGACGACGGCGGCGTGACGTTCGGCGAGGAGCGCCTCGTGTCGGCCATCCCGGGCGGGTGGGACATCGACATCCCGGCGCTGTCGCGCAGCAACGGCATGCCCGTGACGGTGGTGGACGGCTCGGACGGCCCGCGTCGTGGCACGGTGTACGTCGCGTGGGTCGACGCGCGCCATGGTGACCCGGACGTGTTCGTCTCGTCGTCTTCGGACAAGGGCCACACGTGGACCACGCCGGTGCGCGTGAATGCCGACGCGCAGGGCAACGGCGTGCCGCAGTTCTTCGTGTGGCTGGCGCTCGACGCCTCGACGGGCGACCTTCACGTGGTCTACCACGAACGGGTCGGGCCGACGGGCACCGAGACGCGCGTCGTGCTGGCGCGCAGCGCCGATGGCGGCCGCACCTGGACGTCGGGGCCGGTGCCGCTTGCGCCCTTCACGACGACGGCCGATGCGGCGTTCGGCGACTACAACGGCATCGACGCATCGCAGGGACGCGTGGTGGCGGTGTTCCCGCACTTCGTCGGCGAGAAGAAGGTGGGGATTTCGGTGGCGATTGCTGACCGCTGA